The following proteins are co-located in the Psilocybe cubensis strain MGC-MH-2018 chromosome 5, whole genome shotgun sequence genome:
- a CDS encoding Cell surface mannoprotein MP65 — protein MFHRTFTAIAITVLLSFTAPVLATNHMSGLAVSNSPGGTTTYGCRSQAQVCKCILLNSMPVSNQVIQWNQLANDAKSQGFKIIRIIGFDCNALDLASSAAASAGLQIMAGIYAQSVNEFNDVQTFRAAYTKYGAGRYVGLTVGNEVQDSVGNIMAKVYDVRGYLGSVGVTTPVSTVHTWVDIRNNPALCGADFVGANAHAFYDGGVNSGQAGSFLYNTVKPALQAACPGKKIYITETGWPSRGSNNGNAAPSVPDEHNAISSINCAARDTSMTIFAFEYDDQLWKTGGAVEQSFGIFGKILPGDALNAC, from the exons ATGTTCCACAGGACCTTCACCGCCATCGCAATTACCGTTCTTCTCAGCTTCACGGCGCCTGTACTGGCGACTAACCATATGTCAGGCCTGGCTGTCTCGAACAGTCCAGGAGGAACGACGACCTATGGCTGCCGTTCTCAAGCTCAGGTATGTAAATGTATTTTGCTCAACTCGATGCCGGTTAGTAACCAAGTCATTCAGTGGAATCAACTGGCCAACGATGCCAAAAGCCAGGGATTCAAGATAATACGTATCATCGGGTTCGATTGCAATGCTCTTGACCTTGCATCTTCAGCTGCAGCCTCTGCAGGCCTCCAAATCATGGCAGGAATCTATGCACAATCTGTAAATGAGTT CAATGATGTGCAAACATTCCGTGCAGCATACACTAAATATGGAGCAGGCCGATATGTCGGATTGACGGTTGGAAATGAG GTCCAAGATTCTGTTGGTAACATTATGGCAAAAGTATACGACGTCCGAG GGTACCTCGGATCGGTGGGCGTTACAACCCCCGTTTCCACTGTACACACTTGGGTTGACATTCGAAACAATCCCGCCCTGTGTGGTGCCGACTTTGTTGGGGCAAATGCACA TGCATTCTATGACGGAGGTGTAAATTCAGGGCAGGCTGGTAGCTTCCTTTACAACACTGTCAAACCCGCGTTGCAAGCTGCGTGCCCCGGAAAGAAGATATACATTACCGA GACTGGTTGGCCATCTCGAGGCAGCAATAATGGAAATGCAGCCCCATCCGTACCCGATGAGCACAACGCAATTTCCAGCATCAACTGTGCCGCTCGTGACACAAGCATGACAATATTTGCTTTCGAATACGATGACCAATTGTGGAAGACGGGTGGTGCCGTTGAACAGAGCTTCGGAATCTTCGGCAAAATCCTGCCAGGAGACGCTTTAAACGCATGCTAA